The Desulfovibrio subterraneus nucleotide sequence ATCTGTGTCTTCATGATCAAGGGGGCTAATTCCCTTAATCACGCTAGCTGATATCTTTCTGTCCAACTCGCTATTTAATTGTCAAAGAACCTCAGAGCCTCACAAACGCAACACTTTGTCGCAGAGGCGGATTTTCAAGCTATCGAAACTCCACCACTCCGTCAAGCATCTTTTCAACTTTTTTTCATCACCTTTCGGTGCGAATGTGTTGAGCTGTTTGTGAAAGAACCGTTTCGTTCGCCTCATCGGCGCGGAGGTGGAAACTACCCTAAAACGTGTTTTAGTCAATCGCTTTTTTGAAGAATGTGCATATTATCAAATTAACATACTGAAAACTATGAATAACATTCTACAACATCCTTCTTTTGACCAGCTCTGCACCCCTATCATCATATAGGGGCTTTTGTTTCTCTGGCGATATGGAGCAAGATGCGTTACACACTTCGGCGAACACAAAGGAGTTACTCATGGGATTCATGAATGCAAGCGCCAGCTTCACCCGCTATCATATAACTGAACCTGTGCCTTCCGACCTCTGGTCGCAGGTACCTGATAAACTCAAGCAATTCGCCTTCAAGGAAATTGAGGATACCGCCGAGGAACGCGGCTGGGGTTGGGTATGTTTTGACGACATGCTCGATTCCTTCTGGCGTACCGCACCGCCGGAAAAGGGCGAGTTCATCACCTTTTCCCTGCGCCTCGACACGCGCCGCATACCATCTGCCGTGCTGAAGAAGCACCTTGCACTGGCATTGCGCGATGAGGAACGCAAAATCAAGGAACAGGGCAAGAAGTACGTTTCGCGCGAGCGGAAAAAGGAACTGCGTGAGCAGGTACAGCTCAAGCTGCGCGCCCGCTCGTTCCCTATTCCTGCTGAATTCAACGCGGTCTGGAACATCCAGACGGGCGCTGTGTACCTCGCCTCCACCCAATCCAAGGTTCTGGAGCTTTTCGAGGAATACTTCTCCACCACCTTCGGACT carries:
- the rdgC gene encoding recombination-associated protein RdgC; the protein is MGFMNASASFTRYHITEPVPSDLWSQVPDKLKQFAFKEIEDTAEERGWGWVCFDDMLDSFWRTAPPEKGEFITFSLRLDTRRIPSAVLKKHLALALRDEERKIKEQGKKYVSRERKKELREQVQLKLRARSFPIPAEFNAVWNIQTGAVYLASTQSKVLELFEEYFSTTFGLDLEPMTPYALAVKLKGEDVMNKLDTLEPTRFA